A region of Aphanothece sacrum FPU1 DNA encodes the following proteins:
- a CDS encoding nucleotidyltransferase family protein — MKIKNIEIPIKTIQDICKRCKIIEFSLFGSVLRDDFNDKSDIDILIDFAPNAHPTLFTLVDIKDELKSIFNRDVDLITREGIKNSRNHFRRSEILSSVVVIYDARQSIPL; from the coding sequence ATGAAAATTAAAAATATAGAAATACCGATAAAAACAATTCAAGACATTTGTAAGCGTTGTAAAATAATTGAATTTTCTTTATTTGGTTCAGTTTTGCGGGATGACTTTAATGATAAAAGTGACATTGATATATTAATTGATTTTGCTCCAAATGCTCATCCCACATTATTTACCTTAGTTGACATCAAAGATGAATTAAAGTCAATCTTTAACCGTGATGTGGACTTAATTACTCGTGAAGGAATTAAAAATAGTCGAAATCATTTTCGTCGTTCCGAAATTTTATCATCAGTAGTAGTTATTTATGATGCGAGACAATCAATCCCTTTATGA
- a CDS encoding DUF4926 domain-containing protein translates to MKLLDVVALLEDLPQLGLYRGQVGTIVEVYEPKVFEVEFSDTSGRAYAIETLQENQLILLHHYPLESAKVTANLG, encoded by the coding sequence ATGAAACTATTAGATGTCGTTGCTTTATTAGAAGACTTACCCCAATTAGGATTATATCGGGGACAAGTTGGAACCATTGTAGAAGTGTATGAACCAAAGGTTTTTGAAGTCGAATTTAGTGATACTTCTGGACGAGCTTATGCGATTGAAACATTACAAGAAAATCAATTGATTTTATTACATCATTATCCCTTAGAATCTGCAAAAGTAACCGCTAATTTAGGATAA
- a CDS encoding DUF6883 domain-containing protein, whose translation MKLPNSDNAIIDDNKLLGYSLNPNHPDGQHKARVFKSALNLDSNNVQILKNALLEVVKTYDAIPDKTNQYGQKYVIDFPLTHQNKVAIIHSVWIIRKDEKFPRLVTCYVL comes from the coding sequence GTGAAACTTCCTAATTCTGACAATGCCATCATAGATGATAACAAATTATTGGGTTATTCTCTCAATCCTAATCATCCAGATGGACAACATAAAGCACGAGTTTTTAAATCAGCATTGAATCTTGACAGTAACAATGTTCAAATTCTTAAAAATGCACTTTTAGAAGTCGTAAAAACCTATGATGCTATTCCTGATAAAACTAATCAATATGGACAAAAATATGTTATTGATTTTCCTCTAACGCATCAAAATAAAGTAGCTATTATTCACAGTGTTTGGATAATCAGAAAAGACGAAAAATTTCCCCGTTTAGTCACTTGTTATGTACTTTAA
- a CDS encoding tetratricopeptide repeat protein: MNKTPEVEELEQKNAELTLIETELIQKELELTTLHAELHTFELDYLQIVGNCNTADYWRLKGNNFFIIEAYEEAILAYDKALAIQPNDEMTWTNRAKILGKLNRYEDAIYSYDRVLEINPDNYEAWCLKSHYNLVKFLLFNDSKIKKDIKI; encoded by the coding sequence TTGAATAAAACTCCAGAAGTGGAAGAATTAGAGCAAAAAAACGCAGAATTAACTTTAATAGAAACAGAATTAATTCAAAAAGAGTTAGAGTTAACAACGCTTCATGCAGAGTTACACACTTTTGAATTAGATTATCTACAAATTGTAGGAAATTGTAATACGGCTGATTATTGGAGATTGAAGGGTAATAATTTTTTTATAATAGAAGCTTATGAAGAAGCTATATTAGCTTATGATAAAGCTTTAGCTATTCAACCTAATGATGAAATGACTTGGACTAATAGAGCAAAAATTCTAGGAAAATTAAATCGTTATGAAGATGCTATCTATAGTTATGATAGAGTGTTAGAAATTAATCCAGATAATTATGAAGCTTGGTGCCTAAAAAGTCATTACAATTTAGTTAAGTTTCTTCTTTTTAATGACTCTAAAATAAAGAAAGATATTAAAATCTAA
- a CDS encoding DUF1818 family protein, translating into MSDRILKKGRGWRLGWNPQVSTYQGLVGGDDWAIELTAAEFNDFCRLVQQLADTMTAMTEELMDQERIACEAESDKLWLEVEGYPDAYCLRLIVNGGRRCEGNWPEGVVKELIEGIQNLTIF; encoded by the coding sequence ATGAGCGATCGCATACTCAAAAAAGGCAGAGGATGGCGTTTAGGTTGGAATCCCCAAGTTTCAACCTATCAGGGGTTAGTGGGGGGTGATGATTGGGCCATAGAACTTACTGCTGCTGAATTTAACGATTTTTGTCGATTAGTGCAACAGTTAGCCGACACCATGACTGCTATGACTGAGGAATTAATGGATCAGGAGAGAATCGCTTGTGAGGCTGAAAGTGACAAGTTATGGTTAGAGGTAGAAGGATACCCTGACGCTTATTGCCTACGATTGATTGTTAATGGGGGTCGTCGTTGTGAGGGAAACTGGCCCGAAGGGGTTGTTAAGGAGTTAATTGAGGGAATTCAAAATTTAACAATATTTTAA